TTGGTGTTAAAGAGCACATATAAAGGCGCGGGCGCCCCCTGGGCTTCCGGAAGCGTGAGCTCGCGTTGGTTCATGTTCACTGTGAGTTCCTGCACCTGGTCTGGGTACACCAGCAGCACCTCAAAGAACTGAGGCCAGATCCGGGAAGAGCCATCCTCGGCGCGTTGCGAGATCTGCAGTCTTTCAATTTTCTGGTTTTGGGTTTTCAGCTCATAGTCAAACACCGGGCGTCCCGGCTCATTCACCCAAACCTGGTTCCAGGCTTGCAGATTTGTGGGGGTGTGGGCGTCCAGAATCTGGATGAGGTCTGGCCAGGTGGCGTTGCCGTTCGCGTATTTTTTGAGGTACTCCTGAAGGCCTTTCTGGAAGGCTTCTTCGCCCATGACCCGTTCCAGCTGGCGCATCATGACCGGGGCTTTGTGGTAGATGATGTTGCCGTACATGGTACCGGCGTCCTGGAGGTTCTCTAAGGTCTGCCTAATGGGGTTGGCGCCGGTGGTGCGGTCTACGCTATAGGCAGCGGGCAAGTGGTCTACCAGAAATTTCAGGTCATAGTTAGAATTGGCCAGCGACACCTGCGTGATCTTATCGGCCATGAAATTGGCGAAGACCTCTTTCATCCAGACATCATTGAACCACTCCATGGTCACCAGGTCGCCAAACCACATGTGGGCGGTCTCGTGGGCAATGAGGTTGGAGCGGGAGATCTTTTGGTCTTGGGTGGCGCCCTGGTCCAGGAAAAGGGTAGAGGCTTTGTACTGGATTGCCCCTACGTGCTCCATGCCCCCGTACTGGAAATCAGGGATGGCCACAAAGTCAAACTTCTGGAAGGGGTAGGGGATCTGGGTGTATTTCTCCAGAAAAGTTAGCGCGCTTTGGTGCAGCAGGAAAACGGAATCCTGGCTCAGGGCGATCTTGCTGGGGTCGGTTTCGCGGTGCAGAAACGTGAATTTGCGTCCGTTCAACTCCCGGGTTACGGTCTGGAACTTACCGGCCGCAAAAGAGAACAGGTACGTGGGAATAATGTCTGAAGGCGCGTAGCGTAAGGTCTTGGCATCGCCCTGGGCGGTTTCTTCCAGCAGGTTGCCGTTGGCGATGGCGCTCCATTCTTTGGGAATGGTCAACGTCAGTTGGAAGGTAGCTTTCAGGTCGGGTTGGTCAAAGCAGGGGAAAACGGTGCGGGCACGGTCTGGCACCAGCAGGGTGTAGAGGTAATCCTGGTTGCGGTTCAATGACAGGTCACCGGCAATGAAATCAATCTCCACCTGGTTCTTCCCTTTGGCCAGCGCCTTAGTAGGGAGCACCAGGTGCTCGTTCCTGAAATCAATAGCCACCGGCTGGCCGTTCACCTTCAGGCCTACCAGATGGTCGGCTTTCTCCTTGAAGTCCAGTTGCAGGTCTGCACGGGCATCTTTCAGGTCAAAGGAAATTGTTTCCTGGCCTTTGATGGGTGCCTGCTTGGTGGCCGGAATGGTTAGGTTTATCTGATAGGCCAGGGTCTGGAGACGGCTTTTGCGTTCCTGGGCCAGGTTTCTGGAAACACCATTCTCCACGGTTTCTAGGGCGCGCTGAGAGGTAATGGGCGTTTTGCTACAAGCCGCCGTTGCGGCAAGTGAAAGTAAAAGCGTGCCTTTTAAAAAGCTTTTAATAATTTTAGTTTTCATGCTTTCCAAAAATACAAAGTTCTTCTTACTTGCCGGCGTCCTTTCTTTGCCAAAATCCTGGAAAGGTGATAGGGCGTTTTAAGGCTGTTTTAAGAAAAACGGGCTCAAAACGCACTTCGGTGAGAAATAGGAAAAGCAAAGCATCGGCGGCAGCCGAAAAGAAAAAGCAAGGCACCATGACCGATAATCAAGGTAAGAAAATAGTAGTGGCCTCTACCAACCCGGTAAAGGTAAGAGCCGCTTTAGCTGGACTGCAGCGCATGTTCCCCGGGCAGGAGTTTCTGGCCGAAGGTATTTCCGTGCCTTCGGGGGTGGCGGACCAGCCGATGTCTGACCAGGAGACGTTGCAAGGGGCCCTTAACCGGGTGCAACGGGCGCGGGAAAAGCAACCCGAGGCAGATTTCTGGGTGGGCCTGGAAGGGGGTGTTGACCGAGTTGGCTCCGACCTGACCACTTTTGCCTGGGTAGTAGTACAAGCTGGTGAGAAGATAGGCAAGGCCCGTTCCGGTACGTTTTTCCTGCCCCCGCCAGTAGCGCAACTGGTGGCCGAAGG
This Rufibacter radiotolerans DNA region includes the following protein-coding sequences:
- a CDS encoding M1 family metallopeptidase; protein product: MKTKIIKSFLKGTLLLSLAATAACSKTPITSQRALETVENGVSRNLAQERKSRLQTLAYQINLTIPATKQAPIKGQETISFDLKDARADLQLDFKEKADHLVGLKVNGQPVAIDFRNEHLVLPTKALAKGKNQVEIDFIAGDLSLNRNQDYLYTLLVPDRARTVFPCFDQPDLKATFQLTLTIPKEWSAIANGNLLEETAQGDAKTLRYAPSDIIPTYLFSFAAGKFQTVTRELNGRKFTFLHRETDPSKIALSQDSVFLLHQSALTFLEKYTQIPYPFQKFDFVAIPDFQYGGMEHVGAIQYKASTLFLDQGATQDQKISRSNLIAHETAHMWFGDLVTMEWFNDVWMKEVFANFMADKITQVSLANSNYDLKFLVDHLPAAYSVDRTTGANPIRQTLENLQDAGTMYGNIIYHKAPVMMRQLERVMGEEAFQKGLQEYLKKYANGNATWPDLIQILDAHTPTNLQAWNQVWVNEPGRPVFDYELKTQNQKIERLQISQRAEDGSSRIWPQFFEVLLVYPDQVQELTVNMNQRELTLPEAQGAPAPLYVLFNTNGQGYGVFPNDEKALAHLYELKDPVARASAYIGLYENMLNGRSITPLGLLEFSRKGLTREPEELNLKLLTGHINDIFWRLLTPQQRTQLAPALEQELWAAMGQNKATNSKKLLFKTYQSIALTPKALDQLYQIWDSQKAPALVTLTEEDYISLALSLAVRDYKPGAKLLEKQTQRVTNPDRKARMEFLMPALSADVATRDAFFASLAQEANREKESWVLTALGYLHHPLRAATSEKYLPKTLDLLEEIQLTGDIFFPYGWLSSSLGSYQTASAAATVRAFLANHTGYNPKLKAKVLQAADNLFRAEKLVKATK
- the yjjX gene encoding inosine/xanthosine triphosphatase, with protein sequence MRNRKSKASAAAEKKKQGTMTDNQGKKIVVASTNPVKVRAALAGLQRMFPGQEFLAEGISVPSGVADQPMSDQETLQGALNRVQRAREKQPEADFWVGLEGGVDRVGSDLTTFAWVVVQAGEKIGKARSGTFFLPPPVAQLVAEGMELGHANDQIFSQVNSKQKGGAVGILTQGMLDRQELYVQAVLLALVPFKSPELY